The Hyphomicrobium sp. 99 genome contains the following window.
GACGCCGGCGCCTACTGGTGGTTGATCGCGATCTCGGCGCTCTGGGGTGCGAAGGTTGATTTCAACGCCTTCTACGACTGGAAGCCCGGCATGGCGTCCGATCCCATCTTCGATGCGGTCGAGCGGCTGCGCCCCGCCAAGTACTATAAGGATGGCGCGGAGCTCTCGTTCCTCATGCTGCAGGAGCAGGCGTCGTTTGCGGAGATCTATTCGGCCGATGCCTTGGGTCTCATGCAAAACGGCGGCCCGACCTACAAGACCGGCATCCCGGCTGACGGCACGGTCGCGTATGGCGACTGGTACATCAAGGTTAAGGGCACGCAGCACGATACGTTGGCTGACGCCTTCCTTGGTTATTTGCTTGAAAAAGAGACGCAAGATCGCTTCATCCAAGTGCAGATGTCGGTGATGTCGCGTAAGGACGTCAAAGTTCCGGCCTTCTGGAACAACTATCCTGTTACGAACGAAGACCTGGTGAAAAACGTGCGCTTGATGACAATGCAGGGCCTGGAGCGGCTGTTGCCGAACTTCGACGCGATGGGCGAACGCTTCCAGCAAGCAGTGCTGAAGACCTCGAAGGGCTAAGACGGGATGGTTTGCGCCCTTCGGTTGGAACGTGTCGTCAGGCGTTATGGAAGTCACGCCGCCGTCGATGAGATTGATCTCTCTGTCGAGAAAGGGGAGTTCCTTACGCTCCTCGGTCCGAGCGGCTGCGGAAAGACGACCACACTCCGTCTCATAGGCGGAATGGATCGTCCTGACGGCGGCACCATTGAGATTATGGGGCGCAGGGTCGACCACCTGCCGAGCTACAAGCGCGACACCGCCACCGTCTTTCAATCCGGGGCTCTGTTTCCTCACCTCACCGTGGCGGAAAACGTTGCCTACGGGTTGAAGATGCGTGGCGTCGCCTCGGGCGATATCGCGCCCCGCGTGAAGCGCATTCTCGATGTCGTCCGGATGGGTGGCTTCAGCGAACGCTATCCGGCCGAGATGTCGGGAGGCCAGCGCCAACGTGTGGCGCTGGCGCGCGCGATGGTCGTCGAGCCAAGCATCTTGCTGTTCGACGAGCCGATGAGCGCGCTCGATCTGAAGCTCAAACTCGAACTTCGGACTGAGATCCGCCGTCTCCACGACGAACTGGGATATACGGCAGTTTTCGTGACGCACGATCAGAGCGAAGCGATGGCACTCTCTGACCGCATCGCCGTCATGAACAAGGGCAAGATCGAGCAGATCGGTCCGCCGATCGAAATCTTCGAAAAGCCTGCGAGCGAATTTGTCTACACATTCGTCGGCGAGTCCTGCTCGCTACAACTCCCGCCGATTCTTGGCGGCTCAACGGCGGATGGCGAAAACGCGCCGGTCGGCCGGTTGTTCATCCGCCCCACGAGCCTCGGGCTGGTCAACGGAGCCGGCGCCGAAAACGTCGTGACCGCACGCGTTACATCGATCGAGTATCTCGGCGGCACCTATCGAATTCACGCGGATACGGATCGCGGCAGTCTTTTCTTCGATAGCCCGATAGCTCCCGCAGTTGGCCCCGATCACATGGTCAAGATCGGCTGGAAGAGCGCCGACGCAACCTACTTTCCGCTCTCATGACGGCAGAGACCGACATCTTGCCAAGACGTTCTAGGATCTCGGCCGCGTTGCCGAATGTTCCGTGGCTCATCCTGCCGACGCTCGTCTTCATCGTCGTCGCATTCGGCTGGCCGCTACTCTATCTCGTGCGCATGAGCTTCAACGAACATCCCGCTGGCGGGATTTACGTCGAAGCCTGGACGCTCAAGAACTATCTCGTCGTGCTGACCGAGCCGAACATGCTCGCGGTCATCGGCAAGACGATCTACATTTCGCTCGTTACCGCAGTCATCACCGTCGTCGCTGCATTCTTCTTCGCGCAATTTGTCTGGCTGCGCGAAGGCCGTAGCAGATTAATGCTGCTCGCGATCGCCATCGGGCCGATGCTGATCTCGGAAGTCTCCGTCATCATCGGATGGCGAATGTTCTTTCCATCGAATGGTTTGCTCTCCTACACCCTGATGTCCACCGGCCTTGCCGACACCAAGGTCAATCTTCTCGGCACCCAGCTCGCCGCTGTCGTCGGCCTGTCCTACATCTCGATTTCATATTGCTTCTTCTCGATCCTGAGCGTCCTGAACGGGATCGATCGTAATCTTCTGACCGCCAGCGCCGACCTCGGCGCATCGCCGGCGCGAACGTTCTTCACCGTTCTCTTGCCGCTCGCGAAGGGTGGTATCGCGGCCGCCTTTACGCAGGCGTTCGTCTTTACGATGGGCATCTACGCCACGACGAATGCGCTGGGTCCGGATTCGCTCTGGACGATGCCCTACGAGATACAACTTCAGATGCTCACGCGCCGCAATTGGCCGATGGCCGCGGCAATCGCCGTCGTATTGATCGCGATCATCGCCGTCGCGGCGATGGTGATCCAATCGCTGCGGCATAGGAAAGGGGCGAGCCATGTTTGAGGAGCGCACCTTCCGTTTTCTCCATCGTGCTTTCGCGGCGCTCTTCATCTTGTACGTGTTGATCCCGCTCGCGATCACCGCGGTGGTGGCGTTCAGCGACGACAACGTCGTCCGTTTCCCGATCCGCGGCTTTTCAGGCCGCTGGTTCGGTGTGTTTTTCAACGATGCGCAATGGATCAACGCCGCCTGGAATTCACTCCAGATTGCGTTGATCACCGCAGTCATGTCGATGGTTCTGGCGCTGCCTGCATCTTACGCATTGGCGAATGGCAAGAAGGCCCGTCCGATCCTCCAAACGCTTTTGATCTTGCCGCTGTTCGTACCGGGCGTCGTGTTGGGAATTTCAGTGGCGATGGGTCTCGGCTCCATCAATCTGTTTGGCTACGACCTTTTCGGTTCGAGAATTCTCGTCGCTTGCGCCCACACGCTTTGGGCATTGCCATTGGCGATCACCGTTCTCATTCCGACGTTCGAGACGCTCGACAAGAGTTTGGTCGAGGCTGCGGGTGATCTCGGCGCTTCGCCACTCAGAGCGTTTTTCAATGTGATCGTGCCCGTCGCGATGACCGGCATCGTTTCGGCTGGGCTCTTCGCGTTCATCACGTCGCTGAACGAATTCATCATGGCGCTCTTTCTGACGACGCGCGAAACGCAGACGCTGCCGGTCATGCTCTGGCTTTCGCTCCGCTCGAGCGCGACACCCCAGATCGCGGTCGCTTCGTTCGTATTGGCAGGCTCCGTGTTCACTGCCGTTGGCCTCGCATACGCTTGGTTCACGCTCTCGCGCCGGCGCAGTCAACCAAAGATCGCCTGAAAATACTCGTTTGCAGGTGACGCGGACGTGAAATTATCTATTGAAAATTTCACGAAAGCGAACAATGATCCCGCCAGGGAAATTCAGTCGACAGGCGGGTGTAAATGTCTTCGTTCCGGAATCGTGTTGAGGTTCTGATTGTCGGGGGCGGCGTCGCCGGCGTCTCGATTGCCTATCACTTGGCGAAGCTTGGCATCACAGATGTCATGCTCTGCGAACGTAAGCAGCTGACGTGCGGCACCACATGGCACGCAGCCGGCCTCGTCACGCAGCTCCGCGCCACCCGCAACATGACGGAGCTCGCGAAGTACACCGGCGAACTCTTCGCTAGCCTCGAATCCGAAACGGGACAGGCGACCGGCTTTCGCCAGAACGGAGCGCTTCGCGTCGCGAAGACGGAAGGACGCTTCGAAGAACTGAAGCGCGGCGCCTCGATGGCGCGCAATTTCGGACTGCCGGTCGAAGTGCTGAGACCGGAAGAACTCAAGGAGCGTTGGTCGCCACTGAACACCGATGGAATCGTCGGCGGTCTGTGGGCGCCGAAAGACGGTCAGGTCAATCCGGTTGACGTGACGATCGCGATGGCGAAAGGCGCGCGCAACGCCGGCGCCACCATCCTCGAGAATATTCGGGTCGAACGCATCCTCGTCGAAAACGGCCGCGCCGTGGGTGCGATTACCGATCATGGCGAAGTGCGCGCCGACAAAGTTGTGATTTCCGGCGGAATGTGGTCGCGCGATCTTGCAGCGCTGAGCGGCGTGTCCCTTCCGCTCCATGCCGCCGAGCACTTCTACATCGTCACCGAGCAGCTGCCGAACGTGCCGCGCGATTTGCCCGTGCTCTTCGTCACCGACGAGGAGGCGTATTACAAAGAGGACGCCGGCAAAATTCTTCTCGGCTGCTTCGAGAAGAACGCCAAGCCCTGGGGTCACAAGGGCATCTCTCCGGACTTTTGCTTCGACTCGCTGCCCGAGGACTTCGAGCACTTCGAGCCGATCTTGGAGAAGGCAATCAAGCGCGTGCCGATGCTCGCGGAAGCCGGCATTCAGCTCTTCTTCTGCGGCCCCGAAAGCTTCACGCCGGACGATCGTTATTTGCTGGGCGAGACGCCGGAAGTCGAAAAC
Protein-coding sequences here:
- a CDS encoding ABC transporter ATP-binding protein; this translates as MVCALRLERVVRRYGSHAAVDEIDLSVEKGEFLTLLGPSGCGKTTTLRLIGGMDRPDGGTIEIMGRRVDHLPSYKRDTATVFQSGALFPHLTVAENVAYGLKMRGVASGDIAPRVKRILDVVRMGGFSERYPAEMSGGQRQRVALARAMVVEPSILLFDEPMSALDLKLKLELRTEIRRLHDELGYTAVFVTHDQSEAMALSDRIAVMNKGKIEQIGPPIEIFEKPASEFVYTFVGESCSLQLPPILGGSTADGENAPVGRLFIRPTSLGLVNGAGAENVVTARVTSIEYLGGTYRIHADTDRGSLFFDSPIAPAVGPDHMVKIGWKSADATYFPLS
- a CDS encoding ABC transporter permease, whose product is MPRRSRISAALPNVPWLILPTLVFIVVAFGWPLLYLVRMSFNEHPAGGIYVEAWTLKNYLVVLTEPNMLAVIGKTIYISLVTAVITVVAAFFFAQFVWLREGRSRLMLLAIAIGPMLISEVSVIIGWRMFFPSNGLLSYTLMSTGLADTKVNLLGTQLAAVVGLSYISISYCFFSILSVLNGIDRNLLTASADLGASPARTFFTVLLPLAKGGIAAAFTQAFVFTMGIYATTNALGPDSLWTMPYEIQLQMLTRRNWPMAAAIAVVLIAIIAVAAMVIQSLRHRKGASHV
- a CDS encoding PotD/PotF family extracellular solute-binding protein, which codes for MNDGEGKTNKNTLSRRQLLQTGSVIAGAALLPMPAIIGRAYALDAKDAFKGEELTVCAWSGGYLDSFKTAISDPFNEKYGTKVSLVGGWDQMVAQMKAAPAGKPPFDITISEEYTTLGALAEGLYAKTDRSKLPQLSELQPFYLTARPEAARDYGVPLGLGFLLPMMNTALTADKPLSWSTMWDKDLEGKLALDAGAYWWLIAISALWGAKVDFNAFYDWKPGMASDPIFDAVERLRPAKYYKDGAELSFLMLQEQASFAEIYSADALGLMQNGGPTYKTGIPADGTVAYGDWYIKVKGTQHDTLADAFLGYLLEKETQDRFIQVQMSVMSRKDVKVPAFWNNYPVTNEDLVKNVRLMTMQGLERLLPNFDAMGERFQQAVLKTSKG
- a CDS encoding ABC transporter permease, producing the protein MFEERTFRFLHRAFAALFILYVLIPLAITAVVAFSDDNVVRFPIRGFSGRWFGVFFNDAQWINAAWNSLQIALITAVMSMVLALPASYALANGKKARPILQTLLILPLFVPGVVLGISVAMGLGSINLFGYDLFGSRILVACAHTLWALPLAITVLIPTFETLDKSLVEAAGDLGASPLRAFFNVIVPVAMTGIVSAGLFAFITSLNEFIMALFLTTRETQTLPVMLWLSLRSSATPQIAVASFVLAGSVFTAVGLAYAWFTLSRRRSQPKIA